In Phoenix dactylifera cultivar Barhee BC4 unplaced genomic scaffold, palm_55x_up_171113_PBpolish2nd_filt_p 000399F, whole genome shotgun sequence, a genomic segment contains:
- the LOC120105928 gene encoding peptidyl-prolyl cis-trans isomerase FKBP43-like produces the protein MARGKEMDRRDFFTTRRRSDRLHPIAKGRSRSPSPSPSPFRAMAFWGVEVKPGNHYMHLFNDFQGRLRICQATLGSGSAVTKSVLQCIVGNRSPILLCSLIPNVVETCHLELEFEEDGKVIFSVLGERSVHLSGYFLRPKILMGGDESDSYGEDIGEEDSSSYDKYESEFTDDGDDDFRCQPVVKSKSSMELENGEKDGFPISFFRRKKISAKTADGNSKLGDSTIHGLLESEEEDGNSKPAEGNAETGAAAVDEEKKRKINAISEGLESARVTFQPCDSSLLPSEMRFENNGIPKKKKKVKDGKPLEMISNGERVRGDPEQDRDDTEVAW, from the exons ATGGCGCGCGGGAAGGAGATGGACCGCCGCGATTTTTTTACTACGAGGCGAAGGAGCGACCGCCTACATCCAATAGCAAAGGGCCGTTCCCGttccccttccccttccccttccccATTCCGAGCAATGGCTTTCTGGg GGGTTGAAGTAAAGCCCGGAAACCATTACATGCATCTTTTCAACGATTTTCAGGGACGACTTCGTATCTGCCAG GCAACATTGGGGAGTGGCAGTGCGGTGACGAAGAGCGTGCTGCAATGCATTGTCGGCAATAGAAGCCCCATCTTACTGTGCAGCTTGATTCCTAATGTGGTTGAGACATGCCATTTGGAGCTCGAGTTCGAGGAGGATGGCAAGGTCATCTTCTCAGTTCTTGGGGAAAGAAGTGTGCACCTCTCTGGTTACTTTCTTCGTCCTAAGATTCTCATGGGTGGGGATGAAAG TGATTCATATGGGGAGGACATCGGTGAAGAGGATTCAAGCAGCTACGATAAGTATGAATCTGAATTTACTGATGATGGTGATGATGATTTTCGATGCCAGCCTGTTGTCAAGTCTAAGAGCTCCATGGAATTGGAAAATGGAGAGAAAGATGGCTTCCCGATATCTTTTTtccgaagaaagaaaatttctgctAAGACTGCTGATGGGAACAGTAAATTAGGTGATTCAACAATCCATGGATTACTGGAAAGCGAAGAGGAAGATGGGAATTCTAAGCCTGCAGAAGGGAATGCTGAAACAGGTGCTGCGGCAGTTgatgaggaaaagaaaaggaagatcaATGCCATCAGTGAAGGCCTAGAATCTGCAAG GGTAACTTTCCAGCCATGTGATTCTTCACTGCTGCCTTCTGAGATGAGATTTGAAAACAATGGCAtcccaaagaagaaaaagaaagttaagGATGGAAAACCTCTTGAAATGATATCTAATGGGGAAAGGGTAAGAGGTGATCCAGAGCAAGATAGGGATGATACAGAGGTTGCATGGTGA